One genomic window of Elaeis guineensis isolate ETL-2024a chromosome 2, EG11, whole genome shotgun sequence includes the following:
- the LOC105046304 gene encoding uncharacterized protein isoform X2 gives MGWSRAALLSWLAGITVLVVPLEVHGGEGNATAVKFLEAPPPFSALSSATFGFEVLGGRNGDLCTECGIDCKLDNYSSSSCESREVTYTGLHDGNHTFEVCINESQGVRCASYNWTVDTVSPTAYVSAESSFTNASNVSVRVSFSKPCTGGGGFRCSVDHCNLLVYGAAHVIPSTLKVLQPDLEFSLIVSISTDIQYGRLVLVMDKSFCTDTAGNRIRTVEATNNEKNLRIYLSFSEPVLNSSEEILGVLHLSSGLLSPTNRNTFGNHRFGYVVHNISSMAIVTITCQSSSIISRQGTPIIPSDPVTFLYDSLRPSVRLSTTSDMRTRKHNIPIFIEFVKPVFDFNSSAILVDGGHIQRFHEISKSIYTIEVHADDSIISVEVPENTTGDVAGNKNLASNRLQVRHYSVPIMSSLVSIIVTATYAAASLAAALLTVSTASLLSSGAFSRPTAYFISKPSRNLLRIACHIQVFALSRWLAVTIPIEYYEFARGIEWSIPYFCLPWETGATNSFMEESSFPANAYSRLLERSNLSIYKSSLGIEGKLEADNSLYGIPLTAVEYRSFLENQNMKPVAEFITDSHNSNGWKYFGRNMFWLAVFSGGLVLLHAAILWILKFKRKNSEKQKEFGALVFPRFEIFLIFLALPCTCQASVAIIRGKTTGGAVVGIAFLGISAFLLISLLLFLSLGITMGKLLQYKEVHQEGQKFHWYQELVRVTLGPGKRGQWSWKDQANSVYLTKLGPLFEDLRGPPKYMLSQISGGGSQGKRDDRIIASEDETEDAEAPFIQKLFGILRIYYTFLESIKRVSLGIIAGAYSSNSSSRIPTIIVLSMTSFQLFFLVLKKPFIKKKVQFVEIISVASEVGIFGACLILRDRDFSDAGERRVGFFMLAVFMVGFTAQMLNEWYALYRQVLRLSPVKNSFSSGLKIALSGLLLIVLPATLLTDLNEQLSSSHVEGDTGLTISPSGRTQRSLGTTERSWLRQLRELAKASFSREDAGAPNDPSSSTHHQRSGFWTGKRSRSSSVASSADAKARGDSKAKSRGLYKDLETIFSSQ, from the exons ATGGGGTGGAGCAGGGCTGCTCTGCTCTCTTGGCTTGCTGGAATCACCGTCCTCGTGGTGCCTCTGGAAGTCCATGGTGGCGAGGGTAATGCCACTGCTGTGAAGTTCCTGGAGGCGCCTCCGCCATTCTCGGCTTTATCCTCGGCCACATTTGGCTTCGAGGTTTTGGGGGGGAGGAATGGAGATTTGTGCACCGAATGTGGTATCGACTGCAAG TTAGACAACTACAGTTCCTCAAGTTGTGAATCAAGAGAAGTTACATACACGGGCTTACATGATGGAAACCACACCTTTGAAGTCTGCATCAATGAATCTCAAGGAGTTCGCTGTGCTAGTTATAACTGGACTGTTG ATACAGTTTCCCCTACTGCATATGTTTCAGCTGAATCATCTTTCACAAATGCGTCAAATGTGTCTGTACGTGTTTCTTTTAGCAAACCTTGCACTGGGGGTGGAGGATTTAGGTGCTCTGTGGATCACTGCAAT cTTCTTGTTTATGGAGCTGCTCATGTTATACCATCTACTCTCAAGGTGCTTCAGCCCGACTTGGAATTTTCCCTTATTGTTAGTATATCTACTGATATACAGTATGGACGGTTGGTATTGGTAATGGATAAGAGCTTTTGTACAGACACTGCTGGAAACAG GATAAGGACAGTTGAAGCAACCAACAATGAAAAGAACCTACGGATCTATTTGTCTTTCTCGGAGCCAGTCCTCAATTCATCTGAAGAAATATTAGGTGTCCTTCATTTGAGTAGTGGTTTACTTTCTCCTACTAATAGAAATACCTTTGGCAACCACCGGTTTGGTTATGTA GTGCATAACATATCGAGCATGGCTATTGTCACTATAACTTGTCAAAGTAGCTCTATAATCAGCAGACAAGGGACGCCGATTATTCCGTCAGATCCAGTCACCTTTCTTTATG ATTCTCTAAGGCCTTCTGTCAGGCTCAGTACTACTTCTGACATGCGGACCAGAAAACACAATATACCAATATTCATAGAGTTTGTGAAACCTgtgtttgatttcaattcttcagCTATATTGGTTGATGGAGGGCATATACAGAG ATTCCATGAGATAAGCAAGAGCATATACACCATAGAAGTTCATGCTGATGATAGTATTATATCTGTAGAAGTTCCGGAAAATACAACAGGAGATGTTGCTGGAAACAAGAACCTAGCATCAAACCGTCTACAAGTGAGGCATT ATTCTGTACCCATAATGTCTTCACTGGTTTCTATCATTGTTACTGCTACATATGCTGCAGCATCATTAGCTGCAGCACTCCTCACTGTTTCTACTGCAAGTCTTCTATCATCCGGAGCATTTTCAAGACCAACTGCTTATTTTATATCTAAACCATCAAGAAATCTCCTG AGAATCGCATGCCACATCCAGGTCTTTGCTCTATCTAGATGGTTAGCAGTGACCATACCAATTGAATATTATGAATTTGCTAGGGGTATAGAGTGGAGCATCCCATACTTTTGTCTTCCATGGGAAACTGGTGCCACCAATTCATTTATGGAGGAATCAAGCTTTCCAGCTAACGCATACTCTAGACTACTGGAAAGAAGCAACCTGAGTATTTACAAATCCTCATTGGGGATAGAGGGAAAATTGGAAGCTGATAACTCATTATATGGAATTCCACTTACTGCAGTGGAATACAGATCATTTCTTGAG AACCAAAATATGAAACCTGTGGCTGAATTTATTACAGATTCACATAACTCAAATGG GTGGAAGTATTTCGGTCGAAACATGTTCTGGTTAGCTGTATTCAGTGGTGGTTTAGTTCTGCTTCATGCTGCAATTCTTtggattttgaaatttaaaaggaAGAATTCAGAGAAACAGAAAGAGTTTGGAGCACTTGTATTTCCAAGAtttgaaatatttttgatatttctcgcATTGCCATGTACATGCCAGGCATCTGTGGCGATAATCAGAG GGAAAACTACTGGAGGTGCCGTGGTTGGAATTGCATTCCTGGGCATATCAGCTTTTCTTCTTATATCCTTGCTCTTGTTCCTCTCACTTGGCATCACAATGGGTAAGCTTCTTCAGTACAAAGAAGTTCATCAAGAAGGGCAGAAGTTTCATTGGTACCAAGAACTTGTCCGGGTAACTCTAGGACCTGGTAAAAGAGGCCAGTGGTCTTGGAAGGACCAAGCAAACTCAGTCTATCTAACGAAACTAGGTCCATTGTTTGAGGACCTCAGAGGCCCACCCAAGTACATGCTGTCACAGATCTCTGGTGGGGGGAGTCAAGGGAAACGTGACGACCGAATTATTGCTTCTGAAGACGAAACCGAAGATGCGGAAGCTCCTTTCATCCAGAAGCTCTTCGGCATCCTCAGAATCTATTACACCTTTCTGGAGTCCATCAAACGCGTCTCTCTTGGAATCATAGCAGGAGCCTACTCATCGAACAGTTCTTCTAGGATTCCAACAATCATTGTTTTATCCATGACATCATTCCAGCTGTTCTTCCTTGTATTGAAAAAGCCCTTTATAAAGAAGAAAGTGCAGTTTGTGGAGATCATCTCGGTAGCCAGTGAAGTGGGCATCTTTGGAGCATGTCTTATTCTCCGAGATCGGGATTTCTCTGATGCTGGTGAGAGGAGAGTAGGATTCTTCATGTTGGCTGTATTCATGGTCGGCTTTACCGCTCAAATGCTCAATGAATGGTATGCATTGTACAGACAGGTCCTTCGGCTGAGCCCAGTCAAGAACTCGTTCTCTTCAGGTCTAAAGATAGCTCTCAGTGGACTTCTGCTAATCGTGCTTCCTGCGACGCTGCTAACAGATCTGAACGAGCAGTTATCCTCGAGTCATGTAGAAGGAGATACGGGACTTACAATTTCACCGAGCGGTCggacccaaaggagtttggggacGACTGAGAGGTCATGGCTGAGACAACTGAGAGAACTGGCAAAGGCGAGCTTCAGTAGAGAAGATGCAGGAGCCCCAAATGACCCATCGAGCAGCACTCATCATCAGAGAAGTGGGTTCTGGACGGGTAAGAGGAGTAGAagctcttctgtggcatcatcagCAGACGCCAAGGCAAGGGGGGACTCCAAGGCAAAATCAAGAGGATTGTACAAAGACCTGGAAACCATTTTCTCTTCCCAGTGA
- the LOC105046304 gene encoding uncharacterized protein isoform X3 → MGWSRAALLSWLAGITVLVVPLEVHGGEGNATAVKFLEAPPPFSALSSATFGFEVLGGRNGDLCTECGIDCKLDNYSSSSCESREVTYTGLHDGNHTFEVCINESQGVRCASYNWTVDTVSPTAYVSAESSFTNASNVSVRVSFSKPCTGGGGFRCSVDHCNLLVYGAAHVIPSTLKTLLETDRRNVFMNLTTHIPKKLLQLDRRIRTVEATNNEKNLRIYLSFSEPVLNSSEEILGVLHLSSGLLSPTNRNTFGNHRFGYVVHNISSMAIVTITCQSSSIISRQGTPIIPSDPVTFLYDSLRPSVRLSTTSDMRTRKHNIPIFIEFVKPVFDFNSSAILVDGGHIQRFHEISKSIYTIEVHADDSIISVEVPENTTGDVAGNKNLASNRLQVRHYSVPIMSSLVSIIVTATYAAASLAAALLTVSTASLLSSGAFSRPTAYFISKPSRNLLRIACHIQVFALSRWLAVTIPIEYYEFARGIEWSIPYFCLPWETGATNSFMEESSFPANAYSRLLERSNLSIYKSSLGIEGKLEADNSLYGIPLTAVEYRSFLENQNMKPVAEFITDSHNSNGWKYFGRNMFWLAVFSGGLVLLHAAILWILKFKRKNSEKQKEFGALVFPRFEIFLIFLALPCTCQASVAIIRGKTTGGAVVGIAFLGISAFLLISLLLFLSLGITMGKLLQYKEVHQEGQKFHWYQELVRVTLGPGKRGQWSWKDQANSVYLTKLGPLFEDLRGPPKYMLSQISGGGSQGKRDDRIIASEDETEDAEAPFIQKLFGILRIYYTFLESIKRVSLGIIAGAYSSNSSSRIPTIIVLSMTSFQLFFLVLKKPFIKKKVQFVEIISVASEVGIFGACLILRDRDFSDAGERRVGFFMLAVFMVGFTAQMLNEWYALYRQVLRLSPVKNSFSSGLKIALSGLLLIVLPATLLTDLNEQLSSSHVEGDTGLTISPSGRTQRSLGTTERSWLRQLRELAKASFSREDAGAPNDPSSSTHHQRSGFWTGKRSRSSSVASSADAKARGDSKAKSRGLYKDLETIFSSQ, encoded by the exons ATGGGGTGGAGCAGGGCTGCTCTGCTCTCTTGGCTTGCTGGAATCACCGTCCTCGTGGTGCCTCTGGAAGTCCATGGTGGCGAGGGTAATGCCACTGCTGTGAAGTTCCTGGAGGCGCCTCCGCCATTCTCGGCTTTATCCTCGGCCACATTTGGCTTCGAGGTTTTGGGGGGGAGGAATGGAGATTTGTGCACCGAATGTGGTATCGACTGCAAG TTAGACAACTACAGTTCCTCAAGTTGTGAATCAAGAGAAGTTACATACACGGGCTTACATGATGGAAACCACACCTTTGAAGTCTGCATCAATGAATCTCAAGGAGTTCGCTGTGCTAGTTATAACTGGACTGTTG ATACAGTTTCCCCTACTGCATATGTTTCAGCTGAATCATCTTTCACAAATGCGTCAAATGTGTCTGTACGTGTTTCTTTTAGCAAACCTTGCACTGGGGGTGGAGGATTTAGGTGCTCTGTGGATCACTGCAAT cTTCTTGTTTATGGAGCTGCTCATGTTATACCATCTACTCTCAAG ACACTGCTGGAAACAG ATAGAAGAAATGTCTTTATGAACTTGACAACCCACATCCCAAAAAAATTACTTCAACTTGATCGCAGGATAAGGACAGTTGAAGCAACCAACAATGAAAAGAACCTACGGATCTATTTGTCTTTCTCGGAGCCAGTCCTCAATTCATCTGAAGAAATATTAGGTGTCCTTCATTTGAGTAGTGGTTTACTTTCTCCTACTAATAGAAATACCTTTGGCAACCACCGGTTTGGTTATGTA GTGCATAACATATCGAGCATGGCTATTGTCACTATAACTTGTCAAAGTAGCTCTATAATCAGCAGACAAGGGACGCCGATTATTCCGTCAGATCCAGTCACCTTTCTTTATG ATTCTCTAAGGCCTTCTGTCAGGCTCAGTACTACTTCTGACATGCGGACCAGAAAACACAATATACCAATATTCATAGAGTTTGTGAAACCTgtgtttgatttcaattcttcagCTATATTGGTTGATGGAGGGCATATACAGAG ATTCCATGAGATAAGCAAGAGCATATACACCATAGAAGTTCATGCTGATGATAGTATTATATCTGTAGAAGTTCCGGAAAATACAACAGGAGATGTTGCTGGAAACAAGAACCTAGCATCAAACCGTCTACAAGTGAGGCATT ATTCTGTACCCATAATGTCTTCACTGGTTTCTATCATTGTTACTGCTACATATGCTGCAGCATCATTAGCTGCAGCACTCCTCACTGTTTCTACTGCAAGTCTTCTATCATCCGGAGCATTTTCAAGACCAACTGCTTATTTTATATCTAAACCATCAAGAAATCTCCTG AGAATCGCATGCCACATCCAGGTCTTTGCTCTATCTAGATGGTTAGCAGTGACCATACCAATTGAATATTATGAATTTGCTAGGGGTATAGAGTGGAGCATCCCATACTTTTGTCTTCCATGGGAAACTGGTGCCACCAATTCATTTATGGAGGAATCAAGCTTTCCAGCTAACGCATACTCTAGACTACTGGAAAGAAGCAACCTGAGTATTTACAAATCCTCATTGGGGATAGAGGGAAAATTGGAAGCTGATAACTCATTATATGGAATTCCACTTACTGCAGTGGAATACAGATCATTTCTTGAG AACCAAAATATGAAACCTGTGGCTGAATTTATTACAGATTCACATAACTCAAATGG GTGGAAGTATTTCGGTCGAAACATGTTCTGGTTAGCTGTATTCAGTGGTGGTTTAGTTCTGCTTCATGCTGCAATTCTTtggattttgaaatttaaaaggaAGAATTCAGAGAAACAGAAAGAGTTTGGAGCACTTGTATTTCCAAGAtttgaaatatttttgatatttctcgcATTGCCATGTACATGCCAGGCATCTGTGGCGATAATCAGAG GGAAAACTACTGGAGGTGCCGTGGTTGGAATTGCATTCCTGGGCATATCAGCTTTTCTTCTTATATCCTTGCTCTTGTTCCTCTCACTTGGCATCACAATGGGTAAGCTTCTTCAGTACAAAGAAGTTCATCAAGAAGGGCAGAAGTTTCATTGGTACCAAGAACTTGTCCGGGTAACTCTAGGACCTGGTAAAAGAGGCCAGTGGTCTTGGAAGGACCAAGCAAACTCAGTCTATCTAACGAAACTAGGTCCATTGTTTGAGGACCTCAGAGGCCCACCCAAGTACATGCTGTCACAGATCTCTGGTGGGGGGAGTCAAGGGAAACGTGACGACCGAATTATTGCTTCTGAAGACGAAACCGAAGATGCGGAAGCTCCTTTCATCCAGAAGCTCTTCGGCATCCTCAGAATCTATTACACCTTTCTGGAGTCCATCAAACGCGTCTCTCTTGGAATCATAGCAGGAGCCTACTCATCGAACAGTTCTTCTAGGATTCCAACAATCATTGTTTTATCCATGACATCATTCCAGCTGTTCTTCCTTGTATTGAAAAAGCCCTTTATAAAGAAGAAAGTGCAGTTTGTGGAGATCATCTCGGTAGCCAGTGAAGTGGGCATCTTTGGAGCATGTCTTATTCTCCGAGATCGGGATTTCTCTGATGCTGGTGAGAGGAGAGTAGGATTCTTCATGTTGGCTGTATTCATGGTCGGCTTTACCGCTCAAATGCTCAATGAATGGTATGCATTGTACAGACAGGTCCTTCGGCTGAGCCCAGTCAAGAACTCGTTCTCTTCAGGTCTAAAGATAGCTCTCAGTGGACTTCTGCTAATCGTGCTTCCTGCGACGCTGCTAACAGATCTGAACGAGCAGTTATCCTCGAGTCATGTAGAAGGAGATACGGGACTTACAATTTCACCGAGCGGTCggacccaaaggagtttggggacGACTGAGAGGTCATGGCTGAGACAACTGAGAGAACTGGCAAAGGCGAGCTTCAGTAGAGAAGATGCAGGAGCCCCAAATGACCCATCGAGCAGCACTCATCATCAGAGAAGTGGGTTCTGGACGGGTAAGAGGAGTAGAagctcttctgtggcatcatcagCAGACGCCAAGGCAAGGGGGGACTCCAAGGCAAAATCAAGAGGATTGTACAAAGACCTGGAAACCATTTTCTCTTCCCAGTGA
- the LOC105046304 gene encoding uncharacterized protein isoform X1, whose translation MGWSRAALLSWLAGITVLVVPLEVHGGEGNATAVKFLEAPPPFSALSSATFGFEVLGGRNGDLCTECGIDCKLDNYSSSSCESREVTYTGLHDGNHTFEVCINESQGVRCASYNWTVDTVSPTAYVSAESSFTNASNVSVRVSFSKPCTGGGGFRCSVDHCNLLVYGAAHVIPSTLKVLQPDLEFSLIVSISTDIQYGRLVLVMDKSFCTDTAGNRFTRTSNSSFVLHFDRRNVFMNLTTHIPKKLLQLDRRIRTVEATNNEKNLRIYLSFSEPVLNSSEEILGVLHLSSGLLSPTNRNTFGNHRFGYVVHNISSMAIVTITCQSSSIISRQGTPIIPSDPVTFLYDSLRPSVRLSTTSDMRTRKHNIPIFIEFVKPVFDFNSSAILVDGGHIQRFHEISKSIYTIEVHADDSIISVEVPENTTGDVAGNKNLASNRLQVRHYSVPIMSSLVSIIVTATYAAASLAAALLTVSTASLLSSGAFSRPTAYFISKPSRNLLRIACHIQVFALSRWLAVTIPIEYYEFARGIEWSIPYFCLPWETGATNSFMEESSFPANAYSRLLERSNLSIYKSSLGIEGKLEADNSLYGIPLTAVEYRSFLENQNMKPVAEFITDSHNSNGWKYFGRNMFWLAVFSGGLVLLHAAILWILKFKRKNSEKQKEFGALVFPRFEIFLIFLALPCTCQASVAIIRGKTTGGAVVGIAFLGISAFLLISLLLFLSLGITMGKLLQYKEVHQEGQKFHWYQELVRVTLGPGKRGQWSWKDQANSVYLTKLGPLFEDLRGPPKYMLSQISGGGSQGKRDDRIIASEDETEDAEAPFIQKLFGILRIYYTFLESIKRVSLGIIAGAYSSNSSSRIPTIIVLSMTSFQLFFLVLKKPFIKKKVQFVEIISVASEVGIFGACLILRDRDFSDAGERRVGFFMLAVFMVGFTAQMLNEWYALYRQVLRLSPVKNSFSSGLKIALSGLLLIVLPATLLTDLNEQLSSSHVEGDTGLTISPSGRTQRSLGTTERSWLRQLRELAKASFSREDAGAPNDPSSSTHHQRSGFWTGKRSRSSSVASSADAKARGDSKAKSRGLYKDLETIFSSQ comes from the exons ATGGGGTGGAGCAGGGCTGCTCTGCTCTCTTGGCTTGCTGGAATCACCGTCCTCGTGGTGCCTCTGGAAGTCCATGGTGGCGAGGGTAATGCCACTGCTGTGAAGTTCCTGGAGGCGCCTCCGCCATTCTCGGCTTTATCCTCGGCCACATTTGGCTTCGAGGTTTTGGGGGGGAGGAATGGAGATTTGTGCACCGAATGTGGTATCGACTGCAAG TTAGACAACTACAGTTCCTCAAGTTGTGAATCAAGAGAAGTTACATACACGGGCTTACATGATGGAAACCACACCTTTGAAGTCTGCATCAATGAATCTCAAGGAGTTCGCTGTGCTAGTTATAACTGGACTGTTG ATACAGTTTCCCCTACTGCATATGTTTCAGCTGAATCATCTTTCACAAATGCGTCAAATGTGTCTGTACGTGTTTCTTTTAGCAAACCTTGCACTGGGGGTGGAGGATTTAGGTGCTCTGTGGATCACTGCAAT cTTCTTGTTTATGGAGCTGCTCATGTTATACCATCTACTCTCAAGGTGCTTCAGCCCGACTTGGAATTTTCCCTTATTGTTAGTATATCTACTGATATACAGTATGGACGGTTGGTATTGGTAATGGATAAGAGCTTTTGTACAGACACTGCTGGAAACAGGTTTACAAGAACATCAAATTCAAGTTTTGTTTTACATTTTG ATAGAAGAAATGTCTTTATGAACTTGACAACCCACATCCCAAAAAAATTACTTCAACTTGATCGCAGGATAAGGACAGTTGAAGCAACCAACAATGAAAAGAACCTACGGATCTATTTGTCTTTCTCGGAGCCAGTCCTCAATTCATCTGAAGAAATATTAGGTGTCCTTCATTTGAGTAGTGGTTTACTTTCTCCTACTAATAGAAATACCTTTGGCAACCACCGGTTTGGTTATGTA GTGCATAACATATCGAGCATGGCTATTGTCACTATAACTTGTCAAAGTAGCTCTATAATCAGCAGACAAGGGACGCCGATTATTCCGTCAGATCCAGTCACCTTTCTTTATG ATTCTCTAAGGCCTTCTGTCAGGCTCAGTACTACTTCTGACATGCGGACCAGAAAACACAATATACCAATATTCATAGAGTTTGTGAAACCTgtgtttgatttcaattcttcagCTATATTGGTTGATGGAGGGCATATACAGAG ATTCCATGAGATAAGCAAGAGCATATACACCATAGAAGTTCATGCTGATGATAGTATTATATCTGTAGAAGTTCCGGAAAATACAACAGGAGATGTTGCTGGAAACAAGAACCTAGCATCAAACCGTCTACAAGTGAGGCATT ATTCTGTACCCATAATGTCTTCACTGGTTTCTATCATTGTTACTGCTACATATGCTGCAGCATCATTAGCTGCAGCACTCCTCACTGTTTCTACTGCAAGTCTTCTATCATCCGGAGCATTTTCAAGACCAACTGCTTATTTTATATCTAAACCATCAAGAAATCTCCTG AGAATCGCATGCCACATCCAGGTCTTTGCTCTATCTAGATGGTTAGCAGTGACCATACCAATTGAATATTATGAATTTGCTAGGGGTATAGAGTGGAGCATCCCATACTTTTGTCTTCCATGGGAAACTGGTGCCACCAATTCATTTATGGAGGAATCAAGCTTTCCAGCTAACGCATACTCTAGACTACTGGAAAGAAGCAACCTGAGTATTTACAAATCCTCATTGGGGATAGAGGGAAAATTGGAAGCTGATAACTCATTATATGGAATTCCACTTACTGCAGTGGAATACAGATCATTTCTTGAG AACCAAAATATGAAACCTGTGGCTGAATTTATTACAGATTCACATAACTCAAATGG GTGGAAGTATTTCGGTCGAAACATGTTCTGGTTAGCTGTATTCAGTGGTGGTTTAGTTCTGCTTCATGCTGCAATTCTTtggattttgaaatttaaaaggaAGAATTCAGAGAAACAGAAAGAGTTTGGAGCACTTGTATTTCCAAGAtttgaaatatttttgatatttctcgcATTGCCATGTACATGCCAGGCATCTGTGGCGATAATCAGAG GGAAAACTACTGGAGGTGCCGTGGTTGGAATTGCATTCCTGGGCATATCAGCTTTTCTTCTTATATCCTTGCTCTTGTTCCTCTCACTTGGCATCACAATGGGTAAGCTTCTTCAGTACAAAGAAGTTCATCAAGAAGGGCAGAAGTTTCATTGGTACCAAGAACTTGTCCGGGTAACTCTAGGACCTGGTAAAAGAGGCCAGTGGTCTTGGAAGGACCAAGCAAACTCAGTCTATCTAACGAAACTAGGTCCATTGTTTGAGGACCTCAGAGGCCCACCCAAGTACATGCTGTCACAGATCTCTGGTGGGGGGAGTCAAGGGAAACGTGACGACCGAATTATTGCTTCTGAAGACGAAACCGAAGATGCGGAAGCTCCTTTCATCCAGAAGCTCTTCGGCATCCTCAGAATCTATTACACCTTTCTGGAGTCCATCAAACGCGTCTCTCTTGGAATCATAGCAGGAGCCTACTCATCGAACAGTTCTTCTAGGATTCCAACAATCATTGTTTTATCCATGACATCATTCCAGCTGTTCTTCCTTGTATTGAAAAAGCCCTTTATAAAGAAGAAAGTGCAGTTTGTGGAGATCATCTCGGTAGCCAGTGAAGTGGGCATCTTTGGAGCATGTCTTATTCTCCGAGATCGGGATTTCTCTGATGCTGGTGAGAGGAGAGTAGGATTCTTCATGTTGGCTGTATTCATGGTCGGCTTTACCGCTCAAATGCTCAATGAATGGTATGCATTGTACAGACAGGTCCTTCGGCTGAGCCCAGTCAAGAACTCGTTCTCTTCAGGTCTAAAGATAGCTCTCAGTGGACTTCTGCTAATCGTGCTTCCTGCGACGCTGCTAACAGATCTGAACGAGCAGTTATCCTCGAGTCATGTAGAAGGAGATACGGGACTTACAATTTCACCGAGCGGTCggacccaaaggagtttggggacGACTGAGAGGTCATGGCTGAGACAACTGAGAGAACTGGCAAAGGCGAGCTTCAGTAGAGAAGATGCAGGAGCCCCAAATGACCCATCGAGCAGCACTCATCATCAGAGAAGTGGGTTCTGGACGGGTAAGAGGAGTAGAagctcttctgtggcatcatcagCAGACGCCAAGGCAAGGGGGGACTCCAAGGCAAAATCAAGAGGATTGTACAAAGACCTGGAAACCATTTTCTCTTCCCAGTGA